A single Cannabis sativa cultivar Pink pepper isolate KNU-18-1 chromosome 7, ASM2916894v1, whole genome shotgun sequence DNA region contains:
- the LOC115697612 gene encoding protein LIGHT-DEPENDENT SHORT HYPOCOTYLS 10, which produces MMSGDRPKESVDEGSSSRSVATTADHHPQYSQHQQQVVPVAAAAPLSRYESQKRRDWNTFGQYLKNQTPPVSLSQCNCNHVLDFLRYLDQFGKTKVHLHGCVFFGQTDPPAPCTCPLRQAWGSLDALIGRLRAAFEEHGGSPETNPFGNGAIRVYLREVKECQAKARGIPYKKKKKKRNSNLHKAISSHEEPKVLKQSS; this is translated from the coding sequence ATGATGTCTGGTGACAGACCAAAAGAATCCGTGGATGAGGGCTCCTCGTCGCGATCGGTTGCAACAACGGCCGATCATCATCCTCAGTACTCTCAACACCAACAACAAGTTGTACCAGTTGCAGCAGCCGCTCCACTAAGCCGGTACGAGTCTCAGAAAAGAAGGGATTGGAACACTTTCGGTCAGTACTTAAAGAACCAAACCCCTCCAGTTTCCCTCTCTCAATGCAATTGTAACCACGTGCTTGACTTCCTTCGCTACCTCGATCAGTTTGGGAAGACTAAGGTTCACTTGCACGGCTGTGTGTTCTTTGGCCAGACCGACCCTCCTGCCCCGTGCACTTGCCCACTCAGGCAGGCCTGGGGGAGTCTTGACGCTCTGATCGGACGGCTTCGAGCTGCCTTTGAGGAACACGGAGGTTCCCCTGAGACCAACCCTTTTGGAAACGGAGCTATTCGAGTTTACTTACGTGAAGTCAAGGAGTGTCAAGCTAAGGCCAGAGGAATCCCttacaagaagaagaagaagaaaagaaatagTAATTTACACAAGGCAATCAGCTCTCATGAGGAGCCCAAGGTTTTGAAGCAGTCTTCTTAG